The nucleotide window CTAATTTCTTTACCAGACTCTAGTACTTAGTTCTagcaattttaaaattcatgtaGTATAAAATGTTAGAATGAAATTGTTGTGAAAAAATATACAGTTTAATATTTACATTACTTTGTAGGGCCAGGAACATTAAAATAATGATGAGCAAGGATGACAAGGTATGCCCATGCTTTCTAACAAATGGAATACTTGCAAGTGAAACACGGATGATCTCCAATGACGAGAACAAAGCAAGTTTTACCCCTCAATAACATAAGCACTAGGCAGCCTACCTATTAAGCTATAAAAGTAGTAAATGAAGACGCATAATTTCCTGATTAGTTCAAGAAAGCAGAACCCTTGAGGAAAGCACTCTTCAAATATTTAGTATTCCGCagatattcatttctttgaaacTAAGATAAACAATGCTGGCTATTTAAAATCCATGAATCTAAGGTCACAAAGGACAGTGCAAGAACTAACCGAAGCAAGTACAAGTATTGTGAAGAAATTTAAATGCTGAGAGTGGTTAAGGAACCATCGTTTGAGCCGTTTCAGGAAGGCAGAAACAAATCCATCATCCTTTGAGGAAGTATCCAGTTCCTCCATAGCATCTAATTTATTTCCAGACAAGCGAGCTGCGGCACATTTTGAATTAGCAGTAGTAGtagtaaataataaagaaaaatgttgaCAATGAGAACAAGAACGAAATGAATGAGTAGCCCTAAAATAAGTTCCACCACTAATAATTTGTATAAGGTCTGACATTAAATGTCATCttgattattgatttgattgattcgCTAAGCTTTATTGGCTTAAAATAGGTGATCCCCTCAATCAAACACCATCCAAGGAATAACTTACAATATAAATGGATTTTTCTagaagatttaattaattaagtaactaaatttaattaattaatattttgaaaagtattaatatactaatgattaattataatgatataaatttaatttaaaccatttattttaattagcatTTATTCAAGTCAAATTTGGGTCAACTTGGCTTAAAAACAGAAAGAATTGGGTATAAGATTAAAATGTGAGTAACAACTACCCTAAGttgattatttttctctttcacAAAGATACGTTATTCTAGATTCTCCAAAGATGTATGAGTCAAAGGAATTCCATCTCTTGGATAGAATTAACTTTCATGACATAACATGAACATGACATCaatgacaaataaaatatatcaataaaattGGTCCAACAACCTAACAAGATAGGGAACCCCCAAAATTAACACATGTATTTAACCCCCtgtgaaaacaaaagataggagataGGACTAGTCATGGTTCAAAAAAGTTAAGGAAAATGTCTACATCAATGTGTGAAATTGTAAGAAGAATGCCTATGACTGAGAGCTTATggggaaaaaaagggaaaaaatgatGCTGAATTGAAAGGCTGTATATCTGTTTATTAACATAGGAAAGTCTAGTAAAAATGAaacagaataaaaaaatcaagtgtaTTTTTGGGCAACATGTGACAAGAAATGGCACCTGCACTTGAGATAAAGTAAGGAGGAAGCTCCCCAAGGGCAGTCCCAATTCCCCAAAGAACAGCCTCCAGCTGAACATGAGGAAGTATGATGCTGACAGGTATCTTTACAAGTGAGCCAGCAGACGGTAGATACAAGGGAGGTCCAAACTGAGCACAGTCCTTCTCAAGCCATGATGGGCCCCTTTTTAACTGAATAGTATCGTATGGAGCAAATTTCAGATCAACACGACCACACTTCATCGCTTTGATAGTAAAGAAGGCAATATGGGGTCCTAAGTACAGTACAAATGTATGCAAGCCAGATCCTGTAAGAAACAACCAAAAGCTAATTACCATCTCTCAGGTACAATGCCTATAATTATGCATGTGGGTATGATTCAACATAACatttaatagaaattaaaatatgattatcAAAAAGAACAACTCCACCACAGATATGTAACTGCTACCAAAACTCAAAATACAGGTTATTTGGTGAGCTTTTGTCTAACGTCCAATGGCATTCTCTAGGTATATCAAAGGATATCTCTTCAAAGTCATCATTGTTTCACATCAGTCCAGAGCTTGAggataaagaaataaagatagGAATAGCTTGAAAGGAATGAAGCTACCATGTGCCAGCTGTGAAACACCCCATAGCAATAGGCATTAGCAGATAATGCTTAATGTACACAAGTTGCCTGAAAAGCACCCATGAATTATATCAAGAGTTAAATAGGAAGGTCCCTGGTTTTAATCCCACTTACCCAATCCAATAGAAGATGCTACTCCAAGTGCCACCCACCATAGCACAAATCTAAAATAGTTCAGGAACTCCTGAGAATGCTGCATCATGCAACATTTAACATGTTAGCAAGCCTATAGAAACtctttgaagaagcaaaatgtgAAGGAGTTGGATGGTAATTTGAGAATTCACAATAATAGTTTAAACAGTTCAATGTTAAATTTTGGAACTAGAATACAATGATGCCTCCAACAATATGCATGCTGGCAAAAATAATGTCTAAGGAGGCTCATAGAGAAAGACCTTGTTACTAACTATATGGTTAACATTAGCAAAAGGAAAATTTAGCTTCCTCTAAAATGGAGAAAATCTCTTAAGAAATCAAGGAGATTACTTATACCTCCAGAAATTCTCTTACCAAAAGAAAAGTTTCAAAAACAAGAAGGCAAATACCTTTTCACGAGAACCATTAGTAGTCATGAAGAGAACAATGAAACCCACTATAAGCATGCTTAATAGCATAAACCTGCTTCCTTTCATCAAGACATAGAGAAATGATCTTTTAAGATGTATCAAAgtagaaaaaatgaaaagttgtaATGTCCTGAATGGTTGTGTTGTCAATGTCAAATTCTGTAATTCCAATTGATGCCTCTCACGAAGTTCtgcaaaaacaaacacatttttcacaaaaagcaaaacaaaacaaaaacaaacaaattttaattcgACTAAAAATCATAAAGTAGTTTTGTTATAAAAGCACCACCATGTCACATATGTGCTACGTATGTGCATGAATGGGTGCACTTAGGATTGTTATAACATGTGAGTCTATAATGAGGAATAATTCCTCATCATAACTAAGGCACTATTGATCAACAACTGGACCAAATTGGTTGATACTACTAGAATACACCACTTTTGTTATACTATCCCTGATGTATAAATTGTAAACAAATTCTGACCCGCCCCAAATTTACTGGCCGCAAACCTAGTCAAATTGaagaaatatacatataatatataatttatgctcataaaataaaagttttaataataatatttaaatctaCATATGCTGGATCCCAGAAATAAAACTGAGTAGGATATACTAAGCTTGAAACCCAGCAAGGCATCAACTATCCTAAAATCTTGAACCGAAGCAATGTGTTTGAGTAAAGCTAAAATAGCAAGACTCAAGTTCACCTTATCATTTTTATTCCTATATTGCCAACGAGATTGAAATTTCCATCATTCAATCCttcaataaaaagattcaaGACCATTCAAGGTCTGGAACCCTAATATATTAAATGCCATTAGTCCAACAAAACCAGAAATTTGGCACCATGTAGCTAGAGTAAAATATGTGATCCATTTATTCATTGATATAATTGAAATTTTGGGAGGAAAAAAATGGTCTcctcaaaattaaatttttgctGATTCCATATAATAATGGTTATGGATAACATGAACAATCAGCCAAGAAGCATGCAAAATGAATCTTAGCTATACCTTTCTCTATAGAAAGGAAGTACCCAGCATTGCTAAATCCAACTTTCCAAATACCCAATCAAACAAGGTCCAGCAGTAAACGTAATATAACAAATTCCGCACAACATAAGCAGTAAGTGACCATGACAATCCAAACCCTAAAATTAATTACGAATGTATAGATATCTAAAGATACCGAATACCTTATACATCAAATACATAACACAATTGCATACAGTTCTATCAAAAGTCATATCgatttttcctttctctttatGCACCATAacaatttattataaaacatcAACCTTGCTCGAATCACTAATTTAATTTGCATTTAGAATGTAGAACTCCATCTTCTTATTTCAAAGCACCCAGCCACAATCCAAAATAATGGCTTCAATTGTAACAAAAAATTACAGAACTTGCAAgcaaaaaatagatttaatccATCGAAAACACTAAGATCATGAACAAAAGAGATAAAATTCATGCCCTAAATTCCCAAATCAACATTGAAACCCTTCAAACAACAACATTCAAATCAAAAACAACCTCTTCCTAGGAAAAATCATACATAGGTCCataaaagagagaaaactcacgaaaacaaacaaacaaacgcCAATGCTCACCTAAAATCGATGGGTGGACATCATCAGGCAAGGTATTTAGGGTTGCCGGATAGCCAGAACCCATCCTCCCAAGCCAAAGCGCAATCCCAAATCGAGAAAAACACCGAGATCTGGTTAGGGATTCAAAGAGGATTGAGATGGAGTTCGAGGGAAATGGGAAGGATCGAAGAGAGAAaaccacaagaaaaaaaaacgttATTTTCGTTCTGAGAGCACGTTACGGATATTCGCTGCAAAAAAACAGGGAATCTGACGTGCGATTTTTTTGgcatttattattttccttggttttttattgttttcatattttgcaCGACAAGAATGTTGTTTTTTATACGTTAGGAATACTATcatttgtatttaaatatatagttacGCACTTACATGGATGGCAAGATAAAAATCAGGGGAAAGTTGTCTTtaaattgcttgggttgcctgaTTTCAATTTTACTAATTAATGTGAATTCTATACAGATTTGTAGgaatgtatatgtttatatggataaaaataattatgataattttagaaaattataaattgtggAACAGAATTAGTGGTGTCAAATGAGCTGGCCCAGGCCCATACGGCCCACGCACTATGCGTGCTCGGACCGGCACGGTCCGTCTAGAAATCGTACCGGGCAGGCACGGCCCGGCAACCACCAAGGTCGGCCCAGCACGTGGCCCGGCccagttatattatatttatatttttttattttaaacccaaaaatatatataaaaaaaaagatactttataattgctaaaaaaaaatataaaaaaatatcctaaaattcaaaaacatagaactaaaagCCTTATTGACTAATAGGTGATAAGCATAATTCCAAAGGCACATCTGAGTAGGGATTTGAAGGTTAAAGGCAAAAGATTTAAAATTGTAGAAGCTAATTACACCAACCATGGAAGACCAGAGCAACTGGGAACCAATttcgaagaagatgaaaaactcTATTTTTAGCTTTTTGTCTCAGAAGCTAATTACACGAACCACGGAAGACTGGAGCAACAATCACTAATGCCTTATAAGTCCAGAGAGTTGCTTCTCACTTCTGAGCTTCATTTGGGGTTTGTTTCTCACTTCTCAACATTTATCTTTCCTAGTTTCCATAAACATAATTCAATGTATCTTTGGTTCATTTTAATGTgatgataatattaaaaaaataacaactagAAAAACTTGTTTTGGGATCATCAACAATGACTAAGATCACCCTTGCAAGTCTTCTTTTATGTTCTCTATTCTATGATTGAGGAGGTCAAGATTCCCATCTGGAAAACATAATATCACCTCAATGTTAATCTTAGATTCTCCGAATATTTTTTATCGTCACCAATGATCAAATtgggatgatgatgaagatgaatcactATTCCTCATTAGTCGAGGGTGCATTGAAGATTTTCAACAGaataaatgaaatgataattaaatacattaaaaaaagagaaatttaaaGTATAATATAAGAAAGTTACTTGAAATCTAATCAACAAattatattcattttaaaacttttcaatatatatattttttactttcttttaatttaaaaataaaaacaaagaaagttcACTAAACCCAAAATTCTCCTCAACTAAAGCCAAGCACAAGATAGAGCCCAATATGCATTATAATCTTAGCCAGTAAGTacctgaaattttttttactgcaCTTTGTGTCAAATAATATCTTAAAATCTTACATGGGCCTAATAATTGATAAGCACAATTCCAATCTGAGCAGGGATTTGAAGTTTAATGGTTAAAGATTTAAAACTGTGGAATGCAGCGGGTAGGACTGAACATGGGCTAGATTCCACTGTGCTAGACTCAAAAGAGATGCCCATGTATTTGGGCATGCCTGTACTAGGCACAAATGGGCCAAATTATTTTACCCCAAGCCCGCCCTTATTTGAAATTTCATTAGGCCCCTGCCCAACCTATCGGAgaccaaaaataaacaaaattttattttagttttacaaaataatagaaatagtTAAATAAAACCACTTgtacaacattaatattttgtcacataattaaataaatacaaccaaagtaaaaaaaatgacaaaaccaaagtgaagaagaaggcACAAATCCTTACAtattatacacatatattaaaGCACATAAGCAAAGCCAAATAGATGTCTACTCCTAATACATCttataatctttttatatatatatatatatattgatatttatacatattatttatttaataagttATTCGAGTCGTGCCCTGGTCAGACTGGATTGAAATTCGTAAGACCTAAACCCAGCCCAAAATTCAGTCGTGCCTATATATTTGAGCTCAACCAGGATCTTTGGGCAATTTTCCTAAgcacaaatcctatatttttttggcTAGGTTCGGGCCAGCGCATGGGTCACTCGACCGATGCCCAGTCTTGCCAACTGGGAACCAATTTCGAAGAAGATTAAAAACTCTATTTTCAACTTTTTATCTCAAAAGCTAATTACACGAATCATGGAAGATCGAAGCAACAATCACTGTATCCTTATAAGTCCAGAGAGTTACTTCTCACTTCTCAGCTTCATTTGGGGGTTGTTTCTCACTTCTCAACATTTATATTTCCTAGTTTCCTGAAAAATTATTCAATGTATCTTTTGCTTCATTTTAATGTgatgataatattaaaaaaataataaaaagtagaaaaacTTGTTTTGAGATCAGCAACAATGACTAAGATCACCTTGCAAGTCTtcttttgtgttctttattttatgattaagGAGGTCTAGTTTTCACACCTAGAAGACATAAATCACCAAAATGTTAATCTTAGAttgtttcaatattttttatcatcACCCATGACCTAATtgggatgatgatgaagatgaatcaccACTCCTCATCAATCGAGGGtgcattgaaaattttcaacaaaataaatgaaaagatgactgaatacatttaaaaaaaaagagagaaattgaAGTATAATATAAGAAAGTTCCTTGAAATCTAATCCACAAATTATATGTGTTTTCAAACTTGtccatttttttactttatttttattatagaaaaaaaataaagaaagtttagtaaaaccaaaatttttcctTAACTGAACCCCAGCCCAAGATATAGCCCAATATGCATTATGATCCTAGCCAGCAAGTAcctgaaatttctttttaactctATGTTTTGTCAAATAATATCTTAAATGCCTACAGGGCCCAACgataagtgataagtgctaaattgatcatattttatatatcaattaCACTGCatctagcatgaaattgtacttgtttagaaTCTAATTATGAcgaaattttattcttttgttcacaacgacctttatttctattttaggaaaaaagaaCTGAGTTCGAGgacattttgaagcaaaacaaaagttgctgaatcaaggttGTACCACAACTCACAACGGGCGTTATGGGAACTCACAACACacgttgtctacacttaccattGCTGTGATTGGGTCATGGCAGCATAAGCTCAttggtagcaacatagaagccatacgGCCTCACAAGGGGCTTTGTAAATTCCATAACGACCATTGTGAAGATGCATACCCCCCAAAGACCGTGTCAGGacgtgacttggagcccaaataacaacttactcacaacagGCATCACAACGCATGTGGTGTGGACATGGCGGAgctgattactataaataccctagttttttcaatttgaggggagattcttttgccaaaGAGTTAGGGCTGCCAGATTTCTGGAGAGCAAGAGCATTGAAGGCGATTTTCATTGATATTTCAGCAGATTTTGGCGAGATTCTCAAGAGAAGATCAACGATCATTGGAGAAGAGCGTGCGTGCCACACGTCATCCGAACAACCTTGGGATCCACTAATCCCTAACCTTTGGAGAACTAATGGAGGGAATTAGTCTAGGAACACATTGAacgtttatttattatttggtctTGCGGCTCTCTTTGCACTTTGATGTTTTACGTTCTTTGATCATGAATATCTAGGGCCCTCGGTTATTGTTTATGGATCTTGATTGATCAATATATATCGTTCTAGTTTTCTTAATCATTGCATGCTAtaattgttgatttttgttgatgtggatgacgAGGATATGCCCTTGCATTAatgacacccatgccatgatagatctatgcatattTTAAGAGGTTGGGCATAACTAGGTTTCCGTATTAGGGATTGATTGACCCTTcgacttagggtttgattaattTCTTCTCGTAGGGTTCCCGTACTTAaaacaaacataggaggctgagGAGGACTAGATTCCATCTAAGTGACAGGGTGGAGGaatttcatcttaagttcctagtgatttagacctagtcaccatggcttattggggctagtaggcctttgaattctcccCATTTGATCCtagaatataattaatacttaacGGCTATCATAATTAGTAATCAAGATAACCTTCATCCATATTCCCACTCCTTCCAAGTGTGCTTAACgacatctccaattgtattgtataTGTAATTTGTTCAATTAGACTAAAGAGAGAGCTTAAActtttaggctattgattaattgaaaaggaagtaataggagtctCTTACTGTTCTTGGGGAAATACAACTCTCGTGTtcatccatgaggtattacttgatgacccatgcacttgcggtattaTGGACTTGATTACGATATTTTATTGTGTACTTGCATacttatattcatatattcatatattcatattttcacacacccaACACCAATAGGAAAGCGTTTGTCAATAAGCACAATTCCAAAGGCACATCTGAGTAGGGATTTGAAGTTTAATTGCAAAAGATTTTAAATTCTGGAATCCAGCTAGAAGCTAGTATTGAAGATGGTTAAAAACTCTATTTTTAGCTTTTCTTCTTGAAAGCTAATTACACTAACCATGGAAGACCGGAGCAACAATCCTGTAGCGTTATAAATTCAAAGAGTTGCTTCTCGCTTATCAGCTTTGTTTTGGGGATTGTTTCTGACTTTTCAACATTTATCTATCCTTATTTtctgaaaaattattaaatgtatttttgcttcATTTTAATGTGAtggtaatattaaaaaaataacaactagAAAAACTTGCTTTGAGATTAGCAACAATGAGTAAGATCTCCTTGTAAgtcttcttttttgttctttatttcattattgagGAGGTCTGGGTTTCCCACTTAGAAACCATAAATCAATTAAACGTTAATCTTATATTGTctcaatattttagaaaaaaacaaagaaagttcACTAAAACCAAAATTTCCTTCCACTGAAGCCCAGCCTAAGATATAGCCCAATATGCATTATGATCCTGGCCAACAAGtgcttgaaatttctttttacTCAACTTTTTGTCAAATAATATCTTAAATGCCTACAGGGCCAAATACGTTATATGCACAATTCCAAAGGCACATCTGAACAAGGATTTGAATTTTAATGGCAAAAGATTTTAAGTTGTGAAATCCAGCTAGGAGCCAGTTTCGAAGATGGTGGAAAACTATGTTTTCAGCTTTTTGTCTCAGAGGCTTATTACACAAACCATGGAAGGCTAGAGCAACAATGGAAGACTGGAGCAACAATAACCACTTAAGCCTTGTAGGTCTAGAGAGTTGCTTCTCGCTTCTCAACTTCATTTGGGGTCTGTTTCTCACTTCTCAACTTTTATCTTTCCTAGTTTCCTGAAAAATTATTTAGTGtttctttgcttcattttaatgtgatgataatattaaaaaattgaaaattagaaATACTTGTTTTGAGTACAACAACAATGTCTAAGATCTCTTTACAAGTttcttttgtgttctttttttataatagaggAGATCTAGGTTCATACCTAGAAACCATAAATCATCTAAACGTTAATCTGAGATTATCCGAATATTTCTTGCCATCACCTATGACCTAACATCAACTTGGTGGAGTTACCACCACACTTGAATCTTGTATTAATGTCATCattaggataaaaaaataacatttaagcCATTAGAGCAATTTTAATGGGGTGAATGGTTAAACTCAATGAGCGCTCAACTATTAAACTCTCCATTATGAGAGTTTGGTGGCTACTGAAAGTGCTgagtattttaataaaatcaattagcTGGTATGAGAAGAAAAACAACTAGTTGTAAGTAACATTAATTAGTAGGGGAGCATCATACAAGATGGAATGATGACTAGTTGAAGGAATGTGTTCATACACTATATTATCAAAATCGTAAAAAACATTTCATCCATGAGCATGTTTGGATCATGATAAAGATGATCCAAAATAGAAAGCAAATACTCCTCTTCTTAGATCtttgaagaaattaaagatCAATGAAAGTTGTTCTTAGACTTCTTCATCTAGTGCAGGTACAATTATTGATATAGATGACAGTGAGGTTGAAGTCAGTCTGATCAATCAAAAGACTGCAAAGGCAAAGGCAAAGGTAAAAAGAAAAGCGAAGTCAAACAtgactaaaaaaatatggatgaaGAAATGGAAGCAAGATGGGCTAAATCATGAGAAtggatgaatgaaaaattagcTGAAGAGCAAAGTTTGATAAAAATTTTTGGTAATGGTTGTTGATCATCAAATTTCTGGTCATGGATATTAGTCAAATGAATGCAGAACAACTTGAGAATCATCGTCTCATGTGCAATGtcataaaaccaaaatataatatttagtatttatctgttttatttttaatgcaatgtaattttattattatgtaattttaaattaatgtgcTCATTCAatgtagttttatttattatgtaattttttattaatgtatttCATTATTAATGCAATTTGATTAATGCACAATTTTAAAgtaatgtaatttaatttatgaaagaAGCCGTTAAGAAACTAACTGTCATGAACCTAGCCTTTTCCAAAACTAGCCGTTGTAAAACTATCCATTGTAAACTTGCCTTTATGGTATACTTCTATATATGATGAGAATGATTTCCATACTCCTCCACTCAtgctctatatttttataaactatatcACATTGTTAACATTCTAGAAATGGATCCTACCCATTCAGAACAAATCAAGCAATTTATAGTAGATGAGTTGATGGACGATTCTGAAAAAAATGTGTATGTTACTAGAGGAatgggaaaggaaaaaaaaagatgaatcaTTTAATACCCATAAAAGAAGATAAAGGCATTTGAATCATGATTGTGAAGCAGGATATGAAAAGCTTTTCAATGACTATTTTGTTGATGAACCAGTTTATCCCGATAGTGTATTTCATTGAAGATTTCAAATGCGCAAGGCATTGTTCTTGTAAATTGTAGTAGCACTTGTAAGTTATTTAGAATATTTCCAACTAAGGGTTGACACAACTGGTAAGCAGGGTCTTTCACCACTTTAGAAATGTATTGATGCTATCCGACAATTAGCATATGTGGTACCAGCTAATTAGTTTGACAAGTACATATGAATTATTCTGTAAGTGAgtgtttatcaaattttatcgaTGTGTGATTGATTTTTTTGCGGCAAGATATCTGAGAAGACCTAAAATGATGATGTTGAAAGTTTACTTCAATTGTGTTCTTAGTGTCACAACTTTCTCGGCATTCTTGGTAGCATAGATTGTATGCATTGGCATTAAGAATATTACCCAGATACATGGAAAGGTCAATTCACTTGAGGTGATCAAGGGAACAATTATGTTGGAAGGGGTTGCTTCAGTAAACCTATGGATTCGACATGCATTCTTTGGAGTTGTGGgttctaattaataatataaatgtgCTCAACAAATCTCCTGTGTTGTTTAATGACATAATATACGAGTTTGCTCTAGAAATTAAGTTCAATGTTAATGGTACAACatatacaaaatgatattatcTTGCTGATGGTATATATCCTAATTAAATAACAttcattaaaagttttttatatCCAGAAGATTAGAAGAGGATCAAGTTCAAACAAAGCAAGCATTTGGCGTACTTCAATCATGGTAGGCAATTATACTTGGCCCTACCCGCTTTAGGCATagggaaaaattgaaa belongs to Dioscorea cayenensis subsp. rotundata cultivar TDr96_F1 chromosome 17, TDr96_F1_v2_PseudoChromosome.rev07_lg8_w22 25.fasta, whole genome shotgun sequence and includes:
- the LOC120280833 gene encoding vacuole membrane protein KMS1-like, which encodes MGSGYPATLNTLPDDVHPSILELRERHQLELQNLTLTTQPFRTLQLFIFSTLIHLKRSFLYVLMKGSRFMLLSMLIVGFIVLFMTTNGSREKHSQEFLNYFRFVLWWVALGVASSIGLGSGLHTFVLYLGPHIAFFTIKAMKCGRVDLKFAPYDTIQLKRGPSWLEKDCAQFGPPLYLPSAGSLVKIPVSIILPHVQLEAVLWGIGTALGELPPYFISSAARLSGNKLDAMEELDTSSKDDGFVSAFLKRLKRWFLNHSQHLNFFTILVLASVPNPLFDLAGIMCGQFGIPFWKFFLATLIGKAVIKTHIQTVFIICVCNNQLLEWVENELFWVLGLFPGFSYMLPNIITKLHLAKERYLSAPAPVTAAVSDIQGEKQWNMSFSLIWNSVVWLMLVNFFIKIVTATAQSYLKKQQDMELKKLLELKQSNED